A window of Mytilus edulis chromosome 10, xbMytEdul2.2, whole genome shotgun sequence contains these coding sequences:
- the LOC139492908 gene encoding uncharacterized protein: MYRILQACPASIQKSVEGLDYFIVEGGRAFADLNSVVSQLQIPKSDSDKILKDLSDSKRYLKCDNKVHLETKSDIPDHCLSFVLSDQDKLLQNDCLDHSHNKGCKNCQILTNVLETIQQKLNDLKDKVDDNLFDNMLFKTSKADGDILDWKKHILRSKNRARAKSNIISELSEKRAFIMVDWAMKFLPRKYREGQTDWFAKRGINWHIAVCLTQFHKIQQMSVSTLITLTIALLYANLGPLITSYDFCEAQDGKGPCDRKSSHIKSEIKRYVNEGHVLAIDSRGNKTYMCKVVEECESLTPTVKSIPNITSYTNFSNSESGLTVWRGFGIGKGMHIPWSKVTDLSQIITMTLKITNTSENISFTDIKIQHIKPQEINQQEQMELDISEDDSFAISNPENSCGIFCCPVSGCTKSFLKNKSLEDHIIIGNCHFQSKFQSTSDTYKNLYALKVIQAVGHCFNLSMNAEETTDTNILMKGWGLKSRKAHVIFSADQKKFLNEKFQIGQITGKKEDPVSVSLEMQSAVLNGKRRFKREEFLVPQQIASYFSRYSRQINSKYNDGIAAKSENETFIITQEVLANINT, from the exons ATGTACAGGATTCTACAAGCTTGTCCAGCTTCCATTCAGAAGTCAGTTGAAGGTCTAGATTATTTTATTGTTGAAGGTGGAAGAGCTTTTGCTGACTTAAATTCAGTAGTAAGCCAGTTACAGATACCCAAATCTGATAGTGATAAAATCCTGAAAGATCTGTCAGACAGTAAAAGATATCTGAAATGTGATAACAAG GTTCATTTAGAAACAAAATCTGATATTCCAGACCACTGCCTGTCATTTGTTCTTAGTGACCAAGACAAACTGCTGCAGAATGACTGTTTGGATCATTCACACAACAAGGGGTGTAAGAACTGCCAGATATTGACAAATGTTCTTGAGACcattcaacaaaaattaaatgacCTTAAAGATAAAGTTGATGACAACTTGTTTGATAATATGTTATTTAAAACATCCAAAGCAGATGGAGATATTTTGGATTGGAAAAAACATATCCTGCGTTCTAAGAATCGAGCTAGAGCCAAATCAAATATTATATCAGAACTTTCTGAAAAGAGGGCTTTTATTATGGTAGACTGGGCCATGAAATTTCTGCCAAGGAAATACCGTGAGGGACAAACAGATTGGTTTGCTAAGCGTGGCATAAACTGGCATATAGCTGTTTGTTTGACTCAATTCCACAAGATTCAG CAAATGTCAGTTTCTACTCTGATAACGCTGACAATTGCATTACTTTATGCCAACCTTGGACCCTTAATTACATCATATGATTTCTGTGAGGCTCAAGATGGAAAAGGTCCATGTGATAGAAAATCTTCACACATCAAATCAGAAATAAAGCGATATGTCAATGAAGGACATGTGTTA GCTATTGATTCTAGAGGTAACAAGACCTACATGTGCAAAGTGGTAGAGGAATGTGAAAGTTTGACGCCAACTGTTAAGAGTATCCCTAATATTACTTCATACACTAACTTCAGTAACTCAGAAAGTGGACTTACAGTTTGGAGAGGATTTGGTATTGGGAAAG gAATGCATATTCCATGGAGCAAAGTGACAGATCTAAGCCAAATTATCACCATGACCCTAAAGATAACAAATACTTCAGAGAATATATCATTCACAGATATCAAAATACAACACATAAAACCTCAAGAAATTAATCAACAGGAACAAATGGAACTGGATATTTCGGAAGATGACAGTTTTGCCATCAGTAATCCAGAAAACAGTTGTGGAATTTTCTGTTGCCCAGTTTCTGGATGTACCAAAagttttctaaaaaataaatctttagaaGACCACATTATCATTGGGAACTGTCACTTCCAATCGAAATTCCAATCTACCAGCGACACATATAAAAACTTATATGCACTGAAAGTAATCCAGGCTGTTGGTCATTGTTTCAACTTAAGTATGAATGCTGAGGAAACAACAGACACAAATATACTGATGAAAGGATGGGGTCTGAAATCCAGGAAAGCTCATGTCATTTTTTCCGCAGATCAAAAGAAatttttaaacgaaaaatttCAAATTGGGCAAATTACTGGCAAAAAAGAGGATCCAGTTTCTGTTTCTTTAGAAATGCAGTCAGCAGTGTTGAATGGGAAGAGACGGTTTAAGCGTGAAGAATTTTTAGTACCACAACAAATTGCTAGTTACTTTTCTCGTTATTCTAGACAGATAAACTCCAAGTATAATGATGGAATAGCTGCTAAATCAGAAAATGAAACATTCATTATTACACAAGAAGTATTGGCTAACATTAACACATAA